A window from Nitrospirota bacterium encodes these proteins:
- a CDS encoding ATP-binding protein, with protein sequence MTELSTQIEGHMRALKLRGMLGVYKELGDRAAASKLQYEEYLALLLEEEVSRKTEGSIRARIAKAKFPYIKTIEEFDFSFQPSLNDREVIKLCSLDFIEQKGNVIFLGPPGVGKTHLSIGLGIKACMGKYRVLFQTAQSLIEELMLAQKDGSLVGLLMSYSRLPLLVIDELGYMPITREQANLLFQLISMRYEKGSIILTSNYNFDEWGKFFEDNVVAAAIIDRLVHHARIFYINGGSYRLKDKLKRAN encoded by the coding sequence ATGACTGAGCTAAGCACACAGATAGAGGGGCATATGAGGGCACTAAAGCTTCGAGGCATGCTTGGTGTATATAAGGAATTGGGAGATAGGGCTGCGGCAAGCAAGCTACAGTACGAGGAGTATCTGGCATTACTGCTTGAAGAGGAGGTATCCAGAAAAACAGAGGGTTCAATACGAGCCAGGATAGCAAAGGCGAAGTTTCCATATATTAAGACCATAGAGGAGTTTGACTTCTCATTTCAGCCAAGTCTCAATGACAGAGAGGTGATAAAACTCTGTAGTCTGGACTTTATAGAGCAGAAAGGTAATGTTATTTTCCTTGGCCCACCCGGTGTCGGGAAAACGCATCTATCCATAGGGCTTGGGATAAAGGCCTGTATGGGAAAGTATCGGGTGTTATTTCAGACAGCACAGAGCCTTATAGAGGAATTGATGCTTGCTCAGAAGGATGGAAGCTTAGTAGGCCTGCTTATGTCATATTCAAGACTACCTCTTTTAGTAATAGATGAGCTTGGCTATATGCCTATAACAAGGGAGCAGGCAAATCTCTTGTTCCAGCTTATATCCATGCGCTATGAGAAGGGCTCTATAATCCTTACCAGCAATTACAACTTTGATGAATGGGGCAAATTCTTTGAGGACAATGTCGTAGCAGCTGCTATAATAGACCGGCTTGTACACCATGCGAGAATATTCTACATTAATGGCGGTAGTTACAGACTTAAAGACAAACTAAAGAGGGCCAATTAG